One segment of Strix aluco isolate bStrAlu1 chromosome 17, bStrAlu1.hap1, whole genome shotgun sequence DNA contains the following:
- the LOC141931074 gene encoding opsin-5-like isoform X1, producing the protein MSLEHLSAQHGVVPGGQPDLQGEMGNVSNTSVFISTLSEREDLIFGTLYLVFGIVSLSGNSLLLLVAYQKRSMLKPAEFFIVNLAISDLSMTVTLFPLATSSFFAHRWLFNQAVCTLYAFCGVLFGLCSLTSLTVLSTVCCLKVCYPAYGNKFSPCHAGVLLLCVWAYALMFATAPLAEWGSYGPEPYGTACCITWKASSREATLYILALFIFCYLLPCLLILISYSLILWTVRVSRRAVRQHTSPQRRARSVHSLIVKLSIAVCLGFLGAWTPYAVIALWAVLGDASQVPALAFVLSAVFAKSSTLYNPLVYLLFKPNFQKFLSKDMVLLQAIRTLLCCGCPSAALPPFPSPGFGDHPGACRNCNDTFECFSNYPKCYKLPQVPGSSPRHAPLAMLADGAACQPGLKRTVQVMVLVTRKRSGLGTANVAGEALPSDFMKDLL; encoded by the exons ATGGGAAATGTGTCCAACACCTCAGTGTTCATCTCCACCTTATCGGAGAGAGAAGACCTGATTTTTGGCACGCTCTACTTAGTCTTTG GCATCGTGTCTCTCTCTGGGaactcgctgctgctgctggtggcctaTCAGAAGAGGTCCATGCTGAAGCCTGCCGAGTTCTTCATCGTCAACCTGGCCATCAGTGACCTGAGCATGACAGTGACGCTCTTCCCCCTGGCCACCTCATCCTTCTTTGCACACAG GTGGCTGTTCAACCAGGCGGTGTGCACCCTCTACGCCTTCTGTGGGGTCTTGTTCGGGCTCTGCAGCCTCACCAGCCTGACGGTGCTCAGCACGGTTTGCTGCCTGAAGGTCTGTTACCCAGCATATG GCAACAAGTTCTCGCCCTGCCACGCCGGAGTGCTGCTGCTGTGCGTCTGGGCATACGCCCTGATGTTCGCCACGGCCCCCTTGGCCGAGTGGGGCAGCTATGGCCCCGAGCCCTACGGGACAGCCTGCTGCATCACGTGGAAAGCCTCGAGCAGGGAGGCCACACTCTACATCCTTGCCCTCTTCATCTTCTGCTACCTTCTCCCCTgcctcctcatcctcatctccTACTCGCTGATCCTCTGGACAGTGCGGGTGTCCCGAAGAGCCGTCAGGCAGCACACGTCCCCCCAGCGCAGAGCCCGCAGCGTGCACAGCCTGATCGTGAAG CTGAGCATTGCTGTGTGCCTGGGGTTTCTGGGTGCCTGGACCCCTTACGCTGTCATTGCCCTGTGGGCAGTCCTTGGCGACGCCAGCCAGGTGCCAGCACTGGCCTTTGTGCTGTCAGCCGTCTTTGCCAAGTCCTCGACACTCTACAACCCGCTGGTGTACCTGCTCTTCAAGCCCAACTTCCAGAAGTTTCTCTCCAAGGACATGGTGCTCCTCCAGGCCATCCGCACCCTCCTCTGCTGTGGCTGCCCGAGCGCTGCGCTCCCGCCCTTCCCATCCCCGGGCTTCGGTGACCACCCTGGGGCTTGCAGAAACTGCAACGACACTTTTGAGTGTTTCAGTAACTACCCCAAGTGCTACAAACTCCCCCAGGTGCCCGGCAGCTCGCCCCGGCATGCTCCCCTGGCTATGCTGGCCGATGGAGCTGCTTGTCAGCCAGGGCTGAAGAGgacggtgcaggtgatggtgcttgTCACACGGAAAAGGTCAGGCCTGGGCACTGCGAATGTGGCGGGGGAAGCTCTGCCATCAGATTTCATGAAAGACCTTCTCTGA
- the LOC141931074 gene encoding opsin-5-like isoform X2: protein MMGNVSNTSVFISTLSEREDLIFGTLYLVFGIVSLSGNSLLLLVAYQKRSMLKPAEFFIVNLAISDLSMTVTLFPLATSSFFAHRWLFNQAVCTLYAFCGVLFGLCSLTSLTVLSTVCCLKVCYPAYGNKFSPCHAGVLLLCVWAYALMFATAPLAEWGSYGPEPYGTACCITWKASSREATLYILALFIFCYLLPCLLILISYSLILWTVRVSRRAVRQHTSPQRRARSVHSLIVKLSIAVCLGFLGAWTPYAVIALWAVLGDASQVPALAFVLSAVFAKSSTLYNPLVYLLFKPNFQKFLSKDMVLLQAIRTLLCCGCPSAALPPFPSPGFGDHPGACRNCNDTFECFSNYPKCYKLPQVPGSSPRHAPLAMLADGAACQPGLKRTVQVMVLVTRKRSGLGTANVAGEALPSDFMKDLL, encoded by the exons ATGGGAAATGTGTCCAACACCTCAGTGTTCATCTCCACCTTATCGGAGAGAGAAGACCTGATTTTTGGCACGCTCTACTTAGTCTTTG GCATCGTGTCTCTCTCTGGGaactcgctgctgctgctggtggcctaTCAGAAGAGGTCCATGCTGAAGCCTGCCGAGTTCTTCATCGTCAACCTGGCCATCAGTGACCTGAGCATGACAGTGACGCTCTTCCCCCTGGCCACCTCATCCTTCTTTGCACACAG GTGGCTGTTCAACCAGGCGGTGTGCACCCTCTACGCCTTCTGTGGGGTCTTGTTCGGGCTCTGCAGCCTCACCAGCCTGACGGTGCTCAGCACGGTTTGCTGCCTGAAGGTCTGTTACCCAGCATATG GCAACAAGTTCTCGCCCTGCCACGCCGGAGTGCTGCTGCTGTGCGTCTGGGCATACGCCCTGATGTTCGCCACGGCCCCCTTGGCCGAGTGGGGCAGCTATGGCCCCGAGCCCTACGGGACAGCCTGCTGCATCACGTGGAAAGCCTCGAGCAGGGAGGCCACACTCTACATCCTTGCCCTCTTCATCTTCTGCTACCTTCTCCCCTgcctcctcatcctcatctccTACTCGCTGATCCTCTGGACAGTGCGGGTGTCCCGAAGAGCCGTCAGGCAGCACACGTCCCCCCAGCGCAGAGCCCGCAGCGTGCACAGCCTGATCGTGAAG CTGAGCATTGCTGTGTGCCTGGGGTTTCTGGGTGCCTGGACCCCTTACGCTGTCATTGCCCTGTGGGCAGTCCTTGGCGACGCCAGCCAGGTGCCAGCACTGGCCTTTGTGCTGTCAGCCGTCTTTGCCAAGTCCTCGACACTCTACAACCCGCTGGTGTACCTGCTCTTCAAGCCCAACTTCCAGAAGTTTCTCTCCAAGGACATGGTGCTCCTCCAGGCCATCCGCACCCTCCTCTGCTGTGGCTGCCCGAGCGCTGCGCTCCCGCCCTTCCCATCCCCGGGCTTCGGTGACCACCCTGGGGCTTGCAGAAACTGCAACGACACTTTTGAGTGTTTCAGTAACTACCCCAAGTGCTACAAACTCCCCCAGGTGCCCGGCAGCTCGCCCCGGCATGCTCCCCTGGCTATGCTGGCCGATGGAGCTGCTTGTCAGCCAGGGCTGAAGAGgacggtgcaggtgatggtgcttgTCACACGGAAAAGGTCAGGCCTGGGCACTGCGAATGTGGCGGGGGAAGCTCTGCCATCAGATTTCATGAAAGACCTTCTCTGA
- the LOC141931074 gene encoding opsin-5-like isoform X3, with product MGNVSNTSVFISTLSEREDLIFGTLYLVFGIVSLSGNSLLLLVAYQKRSMLKPAEFFIVNLAISDLSMTVTLFPLATSSFFAHRWLFNQAVCTLYAFCGVLFGLCSLTSLTVLSTVCCLKVCYPAYGNKFSPCHAGVLLLCVWAYALMFATAPLAEWGSYGPEPYGTACCITWKASSREATLYILALFIFCYLLPCLLILISYSLILWTVRVSRRAVRQHTSPQRRARSVHSLIVKLSIAVCLGFLGAWTPYAVIALWAVLGDASQVPALAFVLSAVFAKSSTLYNPLVYLLFKPNFQKFLSKDMVLLQAIRTLLCCGCPSAALPPFPSPGFGDHPGACRNCNDTFECFSNYPKCYKLPQVPGSSPRHAPLAMLADGAACQPGLKRTVQVMVLVTRKRSGLGTANVAGEALPSDFMKDLL from the exons ATGGGAAATGTGTCCAACACCTCAGTGTTCATCTCCACCTTATCGGAGAGAGAAGACCTGATTTTTGGCACGCTCTACTTAGTCTTTG GCATCGTGTCTCTCTCTGGGaactcgctgctgctgctggtggcctaTCAGAAGAGGTCCATGCTGAAGCCTGCCGAGTTCTTCATCGTCAACCTGGCCATCAGTGACCTGAGCATGACAGTGACGCTCTTCCCCCTGGCCACCTCATCCTTCTTTGCACACAG GTGGCTGTTCAACCAGGCGGTGTGCACCCTCTACGCCTTCTGTGGGGTCTTGTTCGGGCTCTGCAGCCTCACCAGCCTGACGGTGCTCAGCACGGTTTGCTGCCTGAAGGTCTGTTACCCAGCATATG GCAACAAGTTCTCGCCCTGCCACGCCGGAGTGCTGCTGCTGTGCGTCTGGGCATACGCCCTGATGTTCGCCACGGCCCCCTTGGCCGAGTGGGGCAGCTATGGCCCCGAGCCCTACGGGACAGCCTGCTGCATCACGTGGAAAGCCTCGAGCAGGGAGGCCACACTCTACATCCTTGCCCTCTTCATCTTCTGCTACCTTCTCCCCTgcctcctcatcctcatctccTACTCGCTGATCCTCTGGACAGTGCGGGTGTCCCGAAGAGCCGTCAGGCAGCACACGTCCCCCCAGCGCAGAGCCCGCAGCGTGCACAGCCTGATCGTGAAG CTGAGCATTGCTGTGTGCCTGGGGTTTCTGGGTGCCTGGACCCCTTACGCTGTCATTGCCCTGTGGGCAGTCCTTGGCGACGCCAGCCAGGTGCCAGCACTGGCCTTTGTGCTGTCAGCCGTCTTTGCCAAGTCCTCGACACTCTACAACCCGCTGGTGTACCTGCTCTTCAAGCCCAACTTCCAGAAGTTTCTCTCCAAGGACATGGTGCTCCTCCAGGCCATCCGCACCCTCCTCTGCTGTGGCTGCCCGAGCGCTGCGCTCCCGCCCTTCCCATCCCCGGGCTTCGGTGACCACCCTGGGGCTTGCAGAAACTGCAACGACACTTTTGAGTGTTTCAGTAACTACCCCAAGTGCTACAAACTCCCCCAGGTGCCCGGCAGCTCGCCCCGGCATGCTCCCCTGGCTATGCTGGCCGATGGAGCTGCTTGTCAGCCAGGGCTGAAGAGgacggtgcaggtgatggtgcttgTCACACGGAAAAGGTCAGGCCTGGGCACTGCGAATGTGGCGGGGGAAGCTCTGCCATCAGATTTCATGAAAGACCTTCTCTGA